The uncultured Desulfovibrio sp. genome contains a region encoding:
- a CDS encoding outer membrane homotrimeric porin — translation MKKIAVLLLVAGMLCAMPGGASAIDFSAKGRWAYNFSYGQHGNFTEGGNKTGYSTGEDEFEAAQQVRLQLDAKASENLSGTVHFELGGYNRGMMQYWGASNSGGSLGADGNWVKVKNAFLDWTVPQTALKVRMGIQPMQLPDYINNSQVLADDAAGITASYAFNENVGVTAFWARLFNDNTTDATNRSPGYMDNMDAVGLTLPLTFDGVSLTPWGMYMGIGPAINDNNVKNEQITSYASVASAGGPKAGLLPLYGGFHKRKLSQYGNAVWMGLPGQVTLFDPFRVSWDVVYGSVQYDDAAMNRAGWLASLLLEYKLDWSTPGLYGWYTSGDDDNPGNGSERMPNIHPNNPNDFSEFAFHGDPIVGRDSIVGKSMTGTWGIGARLKDMSFIDNLSHTFRINYMGGTNDPAILKKIKNATGSWMAPNDGSVPGREGLYLTRNDSLVEFGLSTKYKMYDNFTIYVETNYDALFLDKSASVWGNSKMNGKSDRSADAWNTAVTFVYQF, via the coding sequence ATGAAGAAAATTGCAGTGTTACTTTTGGTAGCCGGGATGTTGTGCGCAATGCCCGGGGGAGCAAGCGCCATTGATTTTTCGGCCAAAGGCCGCTGGGCTTATAATTTCAGCTACGGCCAGCACGGCAATTTTACCGAGGGCGGGAACAAAACGGGCTACAGCACAGGTGAAGACGAATTTGAAGCCGCCCAGCAGGTTCGCCTGCAACTGGACGCCAAGGCTTCTGAAAATCTTTCCGGCACAGTGCACTTTGAACTGGGTGGCTACAACCGTGGCATGATGCAGTACTGGGGCGCCAGCAACAGCGGCGGCTCGCTGGGTGCGGACGGCAACTGGGTCAAGGTCAAGAACGCCTTTCTCGACTGGACTGTGCCGCAGACGGCCCTCAAGGTGCGCATGGGTATTCAGCCCATGCAGCTGCCCGACTACATCAACAACAGCCAGGTGCTGGCCGATGATGCGGCGGGCATCACAGCCTCCTATGCCTTTAACGAAAACGTGGGCGTGACGGCCTTCTGGGCGCGCCTCTTCAACGACAACACCACTGACGCAACCAACCGCAGCCCCGGCTACATGGACAACATGGATGCCGTGGGCCTGACCCTGCCCCTGACGTTTGACGGCGTAAGCCTCACGCCCTGGGGAATGTATATGGGCATTGGCCCGGCCATCAACGACAACAACGTCAAAAATGAGCAGATCACCAGCTACGCCAGCGTAGCCTCTGCCGGCGGGCCCAAGGCCGGTCTGCTGCCCCTGTACGGCGGCTTTCACAAGCGCAAACTCAGCCAATACGGCAATGCCGTGTGGATGGGCCTGCCCGGTCAGGTGACATTGTTCGACCCTTTCCGCGTGTCGTGGGATGTTGTTTACGGCTCCGTGCAGTATGACGATGCCGCCATGAACCGCGCTGGCTGGCTGGCCTCCCTGCTGCTCGAATACAAGCTGGACTGGAGCACTCCTGGCCTTTACGGCTGGTATACCTCGGGTGATGATGACAATCCGGGCAACGGCTCCGAGCGCATGCCCAACATCCACCCCAACAACCCCAACGATTTTTCGGAATTCGCCTTCCACGGCGACCCCATTGTGGGCCGCGACAGCATTGTGGGTAAATCCATGACCGGTACCTGGGGCATTGGCGCGCGGCTCAAGGATATGAGCTTTATCGACAACCTCAGCCACACCTTCCGCATCAATTACATGGGCGGCACCAACGACCCGGCGATCCTGAAAAAGATCAAAAATGCCACCGGAAGCTGGATGGCTCCCAATGATGGTTCCGTGCCAGGCCGCGAGGGTCTGTATCTGACCCGCAACGACAGCCTTGTGGAATTTGGCCTGAGCACCAAGTACAAGATGTACGACAACTTCACCATCTACGTGGAAACCAACTATGACGCGCTCTTCCTCGACAAGAGCGCATCTGTGTGGGGCAACAGCAAGATGAACGGCAAGAGCGACCGCAGCGCCGATGCCTGGAATACCGCCGTGACCTTTGTGTATCAGTTCTAG
- a CDS encoding MFS transporter, whose translation MIPRARFIMLNLYHILIDGLFDSVPVVLAFMALALGSGETDVGLVVSLGAALSTAVGLGTGLFSRRFGFDGSVALLLCLAGLGYLGAAFAGGMITAGTCFVLAMAGFAAFHNISFSYITANTERQSLGRVMSDFTAIGDVGRIPLVSFAAFAAAYSVGPMPGWRAVCLAYGVLALCAALWLFCTAVKKSPSAGGNTRPGNSASGPLPGSAETPPPRPRRNPFAGFSILKNRDVFLAMLASMLNAFSNDRIFTFLPLLLVAKGIDAKTIGSFALGFTLGSFVGKMACGRLIDIFGTRKIFVIAGVTLALLLCALLQSSNLILTVIISLAIGIVTKGTVPVIQTIITEPVRGATVYDAIFSLNSFGRGIINMLTPVLFGGIASMWSMEAVYLLMAAVAALGIVPVLLMDRGRTAAE comes from the coding sequence ATGATACCCCGCGCACGCTTTATCATGCTGAATCTGTACCACATCCTGATTGACGGGCTTTTCGATTCTGTTCCGGTTGTGCTGGCCTTTATGGCGCTGGCCCTTGGCAGCGGAGAAACGGACGTGGGCCTTGTGGTGTCGCTGGGCGCGGCCCTGAGCACTGCCGTGGGCCTTGGCACGGGCCTGTTTTCGCGGCGGTTCGGCTTTGACGGCTCTGTGGCCCTGCTCCTGTGCCTGGCCGGGCTTGGCTATCTGGGCGCGGCCTTTGCGGGCGGCATGATTACCGCCGGTACGTGCTTTGTGCTGGCAATGGCGGGCTTTGCCGCCTTTCATAACATTTCTTTTTCCTACATCACGGCCAATACTGAAAGGCAGAGCCTTGGCCGGGTCATGAGCGACTTTACCGCCATTGGCGATGTGGGGCGCATCCCGCTGGTGTCTTTTGCCGCCTTTGCGGCGGCCTATTCTGTGGGCCCCATGCCGGGCTGGCGGGCAGTCTGCCTGGCCTATGGCGTGCTGGCCCTGTGCGCCGCCCTGTGGCTCTTTTGCACCGCCGTAAAAAAATCCCCATCGGCGGGCGGCAACACGCGACCGGGCAATTCCGCTTCCGGTCCGTTGCCCGGCTCTGCGGAAACCCCTCCCCCGCGCCCAAGGCGCAATCCTTTTGCAGGGTTCAGCATACTGAAAAACCGGGATGTCTTTCTGGCCATGCTTGCCAGCATGCTCAATGCTTTCAGCAACGACAGAATATTTACCTTTCTGCCCCTGCTGCTGGTGGCAAAAGGCATAGACGCCAAAACCATCGGTTCGTTCGCTCTTGGCTTCACCCTCGGTTCCTTTGTGGGAAAGATGGCCTGCGGACGCCTGATAGATATTTTCGGGACCAGAAAAATCTTTGTTATCGCAGGTGTTACCCTTGCCCTGCTGCTTTGCGCCCTGCTCCAGTCAAGCAATCTTATACTAACGGTGATTATATCCCTGGCCATCGGCATTGTGACCAAGGGGACCGTACCCGTCATACAGACCATCATCACGGAGCCGGTACGCGGCGCAACCGTCTACGATGCCATTTTTTCGCTCAATTCCTTCGGGCGCGGCATAATCAACATGCTGACGCCCGTGCTGTTTGGCGGCATTGCCTCCATGTGGAGCATGGAGGCCGTCTATCTGCTCATGGCTGCGGTCGCCGCGCTGGGCATTGTGCCTGTTCTGCTCATGGACAGGGGCCGCACCGCCGCCGAGTGA
- a CDS encoding methyl-accepting chemotaxis protein yields MLKNISVARKFTILIASVFLGMTALFVISTYTISKTSIGSATYQSIENSKDLLADILPPPLYVIETYLDALQTVSSNDAASLEKIYSSIAQHKKEFQQQYEFWHSGAIDPKIKEILNQELYPTGKAIFEIFETRLKPALQTGNKAEAESICLSQLAPAYQKHRAVVDKLAVLLDDYSKKVSDEGRSVVETGRIFFTAMFICGLALITVISLAIAMGIIKPLRECICFAKNISDGALDSEMTMQRKDDFGTLATSLSTMLVELKRKISFAEEKSQLAEQEVAKATRAAEEAHEARQKVEENRNKLVDTIHRLESVAGVVTAASEQLSARVEQSSRGADEQSGRVRETATAMEEMNATVLEVARNSQRAASASTETRGQAQDGAAIVDKAVKGIEDVRAYSLAIREDMAVLGKQADGIGEVMNIIADIADQTNLLALNAAIEAARAGDAGRGFAVVADEVRKLAEKTMTATQDVGRAVNEIQAGTRKNISSVETVVKAIENAAALSAHSGDSLKNILGFVDQVNDQVQSIATASEQQSATSEEINRSVEQIATISAETAQAMEQASTALSDLMQQTQILHQLIKDMKAQSQTA; encoded by the coding sequence ATGCTGAAAAATATCTCTGTTGCCAGAAAGTTCACCATTCTTATAGCTTCTGTATTTTTGGGCATGACTGCCCTTTTTGTCATTTCAACATACACGATATCAAAAACATCAATTGGTTCCGCAACATATCAATCCATAGAAAACAGCAAGGATTTGCTTGCCGATATCTTGCCGCCACCGCTCTATGTGATTGAAACATATCTTGATGCATTGCAAACTGTTAGCTCTAACGATGCCGCAAGCCTTGAAAAAATTTACAGTTCTATTGCCCAGCACAAAAAAGAATTTCAGCAACAGTACGAATTCTGGCATTCCGGCGCTATTGACCCAAAGATCAAGGAAATTCTCAATCAGGAGCTATACCCCACGGGGAAGGCCATCTTTGAAATATTTGAAACCAGGCTCAAGCCCGCGCTCCAGACCGGCAACAAGGCAGAAGCTGAAAGCATTTGCCTGAGCCAGCTTGCGCCCGCCTATCAAAAGCACCGGGCCGTGGTGGACAAGCTTGCAGTCCTGCTGGATGACTATTCCAAAAAAGTTTCGGACGAGGGCCGCAGCGTTGTTGAAACCGGGCGCATTTTCTTTACCGCCATGTTTATTTGCGGTCTGGCGCTCATCACGGTGATCTCGCTGGCTATCGCCATGGGCATTATCAAGCCGCTCAGGGAGTGCATCTGTTTTGCAAAAAACATCAGCGACGGCGCGCTTGATTCAGAAATGACAATGCAGAGAAAGGACGACTTTGGCACGCTGGCAACGAGCCTCAGCACCATGCTTGTGGAGCTGAAGCGCAAAATTTCTTTTGCGGAAGAAAAAAGCCAGCTTGCCGAGCAGGAGGTCGCCAAGGCCACCCGCGCAGCAGAAGAAGCGCACGAAGCCAGACAAAAAGTGGAAGAGAACCGCAACAAACTTGTGGATACAATCCACCGTCTTGAGAGCGTGGCGGGTGTTGTCACTGCGGCTTCCGAGCAGCTTTCTGCGCGCGTTGAGCAGTCCAGCCGAGGCGCGGACGAGCAATCCGGCCGGGTGCGGGAAACCGCCACAGCCATGGAAGAAATGAACGCCACCGTGCTTGAGGTCGCCAGAAACTCCCAGCGGGCTGCCAGCGCCTCTACCGAGACACGCGGCCAGGCGCAGGACGGCGCCGCCATTGTAGACAAAGCGGTCAAAGGCATCGAAGACGTGCGCGCCTACTCCCTTGCCATTCGCGAAGACATGGCGGTGCTGGGCAAACAGGCGGACGGCATCGGGGAGGTCATGAACATCATTGCAGACATAGCTGATCAGACCAACCTGCTTGCACTTAATGCCGCCATTGAGGCTGCGCGCGCAGGTGATGCGGGTCGCGGATTTGCCGTGGTGGCCGATGAAGTGCGCAAGCTGGCGGAAAAAACCATGACGGCAACCCAGGATGTGGGCCGCGCGGTGAACGAAATTCAGGCTGGTACGCGCAAAAATATTTCCAGCGTGGAAACCGTGGTCAAGGCCATTGAAAACGCCGCCGCTCTTTCCGCCCACTCTGGCGACTCACTGAAAAATATCCTCGGCTTTGTGGATCAGGTCAATGATCAGGTTCAGTCCATTGCCACGGCCAGCGAGCAGCAGTCCGCCACCAGCGAAGAGATCAACCGTTCCGTTGAGCAGATTGCCACCATCTCCGCAGAAACAGCGCAGGCAATGGAGCAGGCCTCCACGGCGCTATCTGACCTCATGCAACAGACCCAGATATTGCATCAGCTCATAAAGGACATGAAGGCGCAAAGCCAGACAGCCTGA
- a CDS encoding molecular chaperone — protein MNTETLGACALAYNFFSRIFLHAPDPLLLDLLARERLFENWPMQPETPEGVSGLALLADFFRSYTDAALPALNADYTALYAAPGEAIPLWESVWTTRDRLLFDGPMFDVRAAYAEYGLVSPRAAHEPDDHIGLELSFLGGVLNEAAGAADRQNPEEALSHLDVARNFLNSHLARWAGKFLQETTARAATPLYVGAALLCHDTLFQTGALLQADSAHSL, from the coding sequence ATGAATACAGAAACTCTTGGCGCATGCGCCCTGGCGTACAATTTTTTCAGCCGTATTTTTCTGCATGCCCCTGACCCTTTGTTGCTTGACCTGCTGGCCAGGGAGCGCCTGTTTGAAAACTGGCCCATGCAGCCGGAAACACCAGAGGGCGTCAGTGGGCTGGCCCTGCTTGCGGATTTTTTTCGCAGTTATACTGATGCGGCCTTGCCAGCACTCAACGCTGATTACACGGCCCTGTACGCAGCCCCGGGGGAGGCTATCCCCCTGTGGGAATCTGTGTGGACGACCCGCGACCGGCTGCTCTTTGACGGCCCAATGTTTGACGTGCGCGCCGCCTATGCGGAGTATGGCCTTGTGAGCCCGCGCGCTGCGCATGAGCCGGATGATCACATCGGCCTGGAGCTTTCCTTTCTGGGCGGCGTACTCAACGAGGCCGCCGGGGCCGCAGACAGGCAAAATCCTGAAGAAGCGTTGAGCCATCTGGACGTCGCCCGCAATTTTCTGAACAGTCATCTGGCACGCTGGGCTGGCAAGTTTTTGCAGGAAACCACCGCGCGGGCCGCAACGCCGCTGTATGTCGGAGCTGCGCTGCTTTGCCATGACACACTGTTTCAGACAGGGGCATTGCTGCAAGCAGATTCTGCACACTCCCTGTAA
- a CDS encoding DmsC/YnfH family molybdoenzyme membrane anchor subunit, translating into MLSSEWSLVMFTILVQAAVGMVLVSEAARLCFGVKAASLRWQTPVACAMSLVAVLLSLTHLGTPSHSIFTVLNIGHSWLSREIASVGCFSGLLLVLSVLRRNNASIAPLALVTVCMGLVTVGIMSKVYLLETIPVWNTVSTVLGFFSTVLLTGAVVSGMVYSLEKDAGGMGDANSGRLMGVGSLAATVGLALKFVSIPLSMLTLGVVGSTGASGMDMLAGTGVGILVICILLVFFGGALFAWSACRTVFAGHDRPLIGSTLCALALVLAGEVLSRLMFYGSYLRIGL; encoded by the coding sequence ATGCTGTCCAGCGAATGGAGTCTCGTCATGTTCACCATCCTCGTGCAGGCAGCTGTGGGGATGGTGCTGGTTTCCGAGGCGGCACGGCTTTGCTTTGGCGTAAAGGCGGCAAGCCTGCGCTGGCAGACCCCGGTGGCCTGCGCAATGTCTCTCGTGGCTGTGCTGCTTTCCCTCACGCATCTGGGCACGCCCTCGCACAGCATCTTTACCGTGCTGAACATCGGGCATTCGTGGCTGAGCCGCGAAATAGCCTCTGTGGGCTGCTTCAGCGGCCTCCTGCTGGTTCTGTCCGTGCTGCGCAGAAACAACGCCTCAATTGCTCCGCTGGCTCTGGTCACGGTGTGTATGGGCCTTGTGACCGTAGGCATCATGTCCAAGGTATATCTGCTTGAAACCATACCGGTCTGGAACACGGTTTCTACCGTGCTGGGCTTCTTCAGCACCGTGCTGCTCACGGGCGCTGTGGTCAGCGGCATGGTCTACAGCCTTGAGAAAGACGCGGGCGGCATGGGGGATGCAAACTCCGGCAGGCTCATGGGCGTGGGCAGCCTTGCCGCCACTGTGGGCCTTGCCCTCAAGTTTGTGAGCATTCCTCTGAGCATGCTCACCCTGGGCGTGGTTGGCAGCACCGGCGCCAGCGGTATGGACATGCTTGCCGGAACGGGTGTGGGCATACTGGTGATCTGCATCCTGCTGGTCTTCTTTGGCGGCGCTCTGTTTGCGTGGAGCGCGTGCCGCACGGTTTTTGCCGGGCACGACAGACCGCTGATCGGCTCCACCCTGTGCGCGCTGGCTCTTGTGCTCGCCGGAGAAGTCCTGTCCCGACTCATGTTTTACGGAAGCTACCTGCGCATCGGCCTGTAA
- a CDS encoding DMSO/selenate family reductase complex B subunit, whose protein sequence is MYKRPAFHIDTSRCTGCKTCMIACMDKHDLPEGVLWRRVTEYVGGEWAARPDGTYTQNIFGYYLSIGCNHCQNPICVRSCPTTAMHKGKDGIVSVDHTKCVGCRYCEWGCPYSAPQYDAKLGKMTKCDFCRDYQQEGKAPACVAACPNRALDYGEYEELAAKYGEVNVIAPLPDPGITQPNLVITLGKNAKPAGSKAGKVSNPEEV, encoded by the coding sequence ATGTACAAAAGACCTGCCTTTCATATCGACACTTCACGGTGCACCGGGTGCAAAACCTGCATGATTGCATGCATGGACAAGCATGACCTGCCCGAGGGCGTGCTGTGGCGACGCGTTACGGAATACGTTGGCGGCGAATGGGCCGCGCGCCCTGACGGCACCTATACCCAGAATATTTTCGGTTATTATCTGTCCATTGGCTGCAACCACTGCCAAAACCCCATCTGTGTGCGTTCCTGCCCTACAACGGCCATGCACAAAGGCAAGGACGGCATTGTTTCGGTAGACCACACCAAGTGCGTCGGGTGCAGATACTGTGAATGGGGCTGTCCTTATTCCGCCCCCCAGTACGATGCCAAACTCGGTAAAATGACCAAGTGCGATTTTTGCCGCGACTATCAGCAGGAAGGCAAGGCCCCGGCCTGTGTGGCGGCCTGCCCCAACCGCGCGCTGGATTATGGCGAATATGAGGAGCTTGCTGCGAAATACGGCGAGGTCAACGTTATCGCGCCCTTGCCCGATCCCGGCATTACCCAGCCGAATCTTGTGATCACCCTGGGCAAAAATGCCAAGCCGGCTGGTTCCAAGGCCGGGAAAGTCAGCAACCCTGAGGAGGTGTAG
- a CDS encoding DMSO/selenate family reductase complex A subunit, translating to MSKKNPPETAPGGEITRRCVLKWVAALGGLAAGGGLFYGLNYAVSAPAKDGKTIWTSCNVNCGSRCLLRAHVADGVVTRIDSDTQGDSEYGLHEIRACLRGRSMRHRLYAPDRLKYPMKRVGARGEGKFERISWEQALDEISARLKKTIADYGNDAVYINYGTGNLGATLSISWPTGNTPLARLMNCLGGYLNMYGTYSTSQISQAMPFMYGEYLGNNALSDIANTKLAVFFGNNPVETRMSGGGMTYDLMQAKQKGNARIVVIDPRYTDTAAVADEWIPIRPGTDAALVSGMAYVLISENMVDNDFLKRCTVGYDEDSLPEGIPAGNSYKAYILGQGEDKTPKTPRWASAITGIPEDKIISLAREIGGAKPCYICQGWASQRHANGEQTSRAITMMAMLTGNMGLQGGSTGAREGSANLPVAVFPFLTNPVKKAISVFSWTEAIKRGAEMTALRDGVRGADKLDVPIKFMWNYAGNAIINQHSDANETSRILKDESLLETLVVIDNFLTPSAKFADYLLPGTFNLEEDDIIPQGSSSQLQYVIFAQKAVEPFFESRSIYDICTGIAERFGVQEKYTEGRTRDAWLRKLYDDTRKKIPELPATVEEAFSMGVLKRKAPQPPVVPYKAFRDNPEANPLKTPTGKVEIFSKKLWEIGHTWELPEGDRITALPEYLPTWEGVSDPLRSKYPLQLIGHHYKQRTHSTYGNVDWLKKVAPQELWINPVDAEKRGLKAGDTAKVFNDRGTVFVPVKVTPRIMPGVLSLPQGAWYEPDAKGQDHGGCVNVLTSLRPSPLSKGNPQHTNLVEVVKV from the coding sequence ATGAGCAAGAAAAATCCCCCCGAAACTGCGCCCGGTGGTGAAATCACGCGGCGCTGCGTTCTCAAGTGGGTTGCCGCTCTGGGCGGTCTGGCCGCAGGCGGCGGGCTGTTCTACGGCCTCAACTACGCTGTGAGCGCGCCCGCCAAGGATGGAAAGACCATCTGGACATCGTGCAACGTCAACTGCGGCAGCCGCTGCCTGTTGCGCGCCCATGTCGCTGACGGAGTGGTTACCCGCATTGATTCGGACACACAGGGCGACAGCGAATACGGCCTGCACGAAATCCGCGCCTGTCTGCGTGGCCGCTCCATGCGGCACCGCCTGTACGCTCCCGACCGGCTCAAGTACCCCATGAAGCGCGTTGGCGCTCGCGGCGAAGGCAAATTTGAGCGCATTTCGTGGGAGCAGGCGCTGGACGAAATTTCTGCCCGTCTGAAAAAGACCATTGCCGACTACGGCAACGACGCCGTCTACATCAACTACGGCACGGGCAACCTCGGCGCCACGCTCTCCATCTCCTGGCCCACGGGCAATACCCCGCTGGCGCGCCTGATGAACTGCCTTGGCGGCTATCTGAACATGTACGGCACGTACAGCACCTCCCAGATCAGCCAGGCCATGCCATTCATGTACGGCGAATATCTGGGCAACAATGCGCTGAGCGACATTGCCAATACCAAGCTTGCGGTCTTTTTTGGCAACAACCCCGTAGAAACGCGCATGAGCGGCGGCGGCATGACCTACGACCTCATGCAGGCAAAGCAGAAGGGCAATGCCCGCATTGTGGTTATTGACCCCCGCTACACCGATACCGCCGCCGTTGCCGACGAATGGATTCCCATCCGCCCCGGCACGGACGCCGCCCTTGTGAGCGGCATGGCTTATGTGCTGATTTCGGAAAACATGGTGGACAATGATTTTCTGAAGCGCTGCACCGTGGGCTATGACGAGGATTCCCTGCCGGAGGGCATCCCCGCAGGTAATTCCTACAAGGCTTACATACTCGGCCAGGGTGAGGACAAGACCCCCAAAACTCCTCGTTGGGCTTCAGCTATTACCGGGATTCCGGAAGACAAAATCATCAGCCTCGCGCGCGAAATCGGCGGTGCAAAGCCCTGCTACATCTGTCAGGGCTGGGCTTCGCAGCGCCATGCCAACGGCGAGCAGACCTCGCGGGCCATCACCATGATGGCAATGCTCACCGGCAACATGGGCCTGCAAGGCGGCAGCACGGGCGCGCGCGAAGGCAGCGCCAACCTGCCCGTTGCTGTCTTCCCCTTCCTGACCAACCCGGTCAAAAAGGCCATTTCCGTCTTTTCGTGGACAGAAGCCATCAAGCGCGGCGCGGAAATGACCGCCCTGCGGGACGGCGTGCGCGGCGCGGACAAGCTGGACGTGCCCATCAAGTTCATGTGGAACTACGCGGGCAACGCCATCATCAACCAGCACTCCGACGCCAACGAAACCAGCCGTATTCTCAAGGATGAATCCCTGCTGGAAACACTGGTGGTCATTGACAACTTTCTTACGCCCAGCGCCAAGTTCGCGGACTATCTGCTGCCGGGCACCTTTAACCTTGAAGAAGACGACATCATCCCGCAGGGCTCTTCATCCCAGCTCCAGTATGTCATCTTTGCCCAAAAGGCCGTGGAGCCGTTCTTTGAATCGCGTTCCATTTACGACATCTGCACAGGCATTGCCGAACGCTTCGGCGTTCAGGAAAAATATACCGAAGGCCGCACACGCGATGCGTGGCTGCGCAAGCTGTATGACGACACCCGCAAAAAAATCCCCGAACTGCCCGCAACGGTAGAAGAAGCCTTCAGCATGGGCGTGCTGAAGCGCAAGGCTCCCCAGCCGCCAGTTGTGCCGTACAAGGCTTTTCGCGACAATCCCGAGGCCAATCCGCTCAAGACACCCACGGGCAAGGTAGAAATTTTCAGCAAGAAACTCTGGGAGATCGGCCACACATGGGAACTGCCCGAAGGGGATCGCATCACCGCCCTGCCCGAATACCTGCCCACCTGGGAAGGTGTTTCCGACCCGCTCAGGAGCAAGTATCCGCTCCAGCTCATCGGGCACCACTACAAGCAGCGCACCCACTCCACCTACGGCAATGTGGACTGGCTGAAAAAGGTGGCCCCGCAGGAACTGTGGATCAACCCGGTAGACGCCGAAAAACGCGGCCTCAAGGCGGGCGATACGGCCAAGGTCTTCAACGACCGGGGCACGGTGTTTGTTCCCGTCAAGGTAACGCCGCGCATCATGCCCGGTGTGCTCAGCCTGCCGCAGGGCGCGTGGTATGAACCGGATGCAAAAGGGCAGGATCACGGCGGGTGCGTGAACGTGCTCACTTCCTTGCGGCCCAGTCCGCTTTCAAAGGGCAACCCGCAGCACACCAACCTTGTTGAAGTCGTCAAGGTCTAA
- a CDS encoding sigma-54 dependent transcriptional regulator translates to MARMLVIDDDKLTCDALVELVRTIGHTADFALTGAEGKRMAQATEYDVIFLDVRLPDTNGLVILPDLRQGTPPPEVIMLTGLGDPDGAELAIRNGAWDYLQKPLSPKKILLPLQRVLKYRDSLRECSAPPLLLSRADIIGHSPALERALEHLASAARGDGSVLIHGETGTGKELFAKALHRNSKRKSGPFVVVDCASIPATLLESTLFGHVKGAFTGADRASDGLVLGANNGTLFLDEIGELPLELQKKLLRVLQERRYRPVGGSVEVESDFRLVAATNRNLEQMVEDGDFRRDLLYRLGATTLHLPPLRERKEDFPELVESMVRRMARQYGVPEKKLSTGFLETLESYDWPGNVRELDNVIESAFTGAFDLPELCVHNLPEGMRIRILKHSIELNGEHNGAAVAHPALSASGNLGAAPSAVGSYKDFRQQVLAVAEREYFSQLMEASAWDIRRACEISGLGKSRLYAQLKHYGLEKY, encoded by the coding sequence ATGGCCCGCATGCTGGTGATAGATGACGACAAACTGACCTGCGACGCACTGGTGGAACTGGTGCGCACCATCGGGCACACGGCTGACTTTGCGCTCACCGGGGCCGAAGGCAAGCGCATGGCTCAGGCAACGGAATATGACGTCATATTTCTGGATGTGCGCCTGCCCGACACCAACGGGCTGGTTATTCTGCCAGACCTGCGCCAGGGCACGCCCCCGCCCGAAGTCATTATGCTCACCGGGCTGGGCGACCCGGACGGCGCGGAGCTTGCCATACGCAATGGCGCGTGGGACTACCTGCAAAAACCGCTTTCTCCCAAAAAAATATTGCTGCCGCTGCAACGTGTGCTGAAATACCGTGACTCGCTGAGGGAATGCAGCGCCCCGCCTCTGCTCCTCTCCCGCGCGGACATCATCGGCCACAGCCCGGCGCTGGAGCGGGCCCTGGAGCATCTGGCCTCCGCTGCCAGAGGCGACGGCAGCGTTCTTATCCACGGCGAGACGGGGACAGGCAAGGAGCTCTTCGCCAAGGCCCTGCACCGCAACAGCAAACGCAAATCCGGCCCCTTTGTTGTGGTGGACTGCGCTTCCATTCCGGCGACCCTGCTGGAAAGCACCCTGTTCGGTCATGTTAAGGGAGCCTTTACCGGGGCGGACAGAGCCAGCGACGGTCTGGTGCTTGGGGCCAACAACGGCACGCTTTTTCTGGATGAAATCGGAGAACTGCCGCTGGAGCTGCAAAAAAAGCTGCTGCGCGTACTTCAGGAGCGGCGCTACCGCCCTGTGGGCGGCAGTGTTGAGGTGGAGAGCGATTTTCGACTTGTGGCCGCTACCAACCGCAATCTGGAGCAAATGGTCGAAGACGGCGATTTCCGCCGTGATCTGCTCTATCGTCTGGGGGCCACCACCCTCCATCTGCCGCCCCTGCGCGAGCGGAAGGAGGATTTTCCGGAATTAGTGGAAAGCATGGTGCGACGCATGGCCCGGCAGTATGGCGTTCCGGAAAAGAAGCTCAGCACGGGCTTTCTGGAAACGCTGGAATCCTACGACTGGCCGGGAAACGTGCGCGAACTGGACAATGTGATTGAAAGCGCCTTTACAGGGGCCTTTGACCTGCCGGAACTGTGCGTCCACAACCTGCCGGAAGGCATGCGCATTCGCATTCTCAAGCATTCCATCGAGCTTAATGGCGAGCATAACGGCGCAGCGGTCGCACACCCAGCGCTCTCCGCCAGCGGGAACCTGGGCGCGGCCCCGTCCGCTGTGGGGTCGTACAAAGACTTTCGTCAGCAGGTGCTGGCCGTGGCCGAGCGGGAATATTTTTCACAACTGATGGAAGCCTCGGCCTGGGATATCAGGAGGGCCTGCGAAATCTCCGGCCTTGGCAAGAGCAGGCTGTACGCGCAGCTCAAACACTACGGGCTGGAAAAGTACTAA